CGGTATGTTTTATCGCTCGAGATGCGTAGATGTAAAATGTTGGGTATGAAGAGATGGAAATTGGCGATACTTGAATCGAAGGGTAGTAGTGTCAAGAATGCACGGTGTTGCACGCAAACAGGGAGAAAGCTTTGAATGAATGGTGTACCAAGAAGTCGCTTCGGTAAGAAGGTGAGATACGTATTTTCGATATGCCGATTCTCGGCGTCGTATGTTTGATTCCTTGAAAGTATTTCGTTCTGACGGCTCCCGGAGTGATGATCCGTGCTACAACGCGTTTCTCAATACCGAACGGAGACCGTGACGATTCTCTTTGAGTTGAGTCACGTGCTTGTTCACATGATCGGATCCACGGTGACATGACCGTTTGAGAATCGTACCTAGTAGCCAACAATTGACGTCAATCCACTCACTGATAAGATAAAGCAGTTCTTCGGACAGTTGCACGTCGCACGTCTCGTTCGCGTAGGGAAGCAATTCCACTGGAACTACGGATACCTTGTCTGTAGCTGCCCGTTAGTTAGCGACTCAAATTCACTGCCCGGAAATGATGCACTGAGCACCCCCGCAAACTtgattaggtaggtagttcaTAGTCCATCCTAATCCCGTGGCCCCTCTAAATTTTCGGTTCTCCGATCCGGCCATTGGATTGAATGTTTTGGACCCTGACTCAATTGTGCTACCTTACCTTGAACTAGAAGCTGTTTTGCTTCCTCTACTTCTCGTCTAGTATTAATCGTCCGTTTTCTTTTGCGGTTGCGtttcttatttatactttacaAATTGGAGAAATCTTCTCCTTCATCTTTCCTCTCCTCCATCATCCACCTTCAATCCCTCTCTCACCCCTCCTCTggattttttttaaaaaaaagaaagaaacatcCCACTACCACTACTACacgataagaaaaaaaaaagctcgCCACAATGGCCCCCTCCGAAGACGGCGTCATCCCCTCTCACAAGCGATCCCAAGACGCAGCAAGCATTTCTGGCTCGTCTTCCAGCAGCGACGACTCAGCCCGTCGCAGAAAGCGTCGCGAGCGCAAGGAGCGCAAGAGGAAGAATGGCGAGACAGCTGTTGCTGCGATCAACGGCGCAAAGCCCAATGCTTTCTCGCAGCGTCGCAACAGCTTGGCTAAAGCTTCCCGAGACCCCCGCGATGAACCCATCCCCAAGAAGCGTCGCGCTTCTGTTGTTCCCGAGGAGGGAAGCGCTGTTGTCAAGGCCAGCAGATCGCCCAGTCCTGTGATTGACTTTGACGGTCTCAGCAGACCCAGTATGTTCTTACGATATTAATTTGCCCAGAGCTTTCTTTTACTAACTCAGCTCGCTATCTAGGCCGTGGAACACGAGAGCGTCGGGAAGAGACGGAAGAGCAGCAGGTCGAGCGACTGGATCGCATGCGAGGTGCTGTGCGCACTCTTCTAGAATGTGTCGGCGAGGATCCCGATCGAGAGGGTCTTCTCGATACACCTTCGCGCTACGCCAAGGCCCTTCTGTTCCTGACCAAAGGATACCAGGTCAacgttgaagacattgtcaaCAACGCGCTGTTCAGAGAAGGACACAGCGAGATGGTCATTGTCAAGGACATTGAAGTCTTTGTAAGTCTTTTCCCCATCAATTGACAGAAACCTATGCCAACAAGGGACAGTCTCTCTGCGAACACCATCTCGTACCATTCACCGGCAAGGTAAGCAAAATCCCGCCAATTCCGCAATCCTTCCGAGCTGACGTTGACCCCCGCAGATGCACATCGGTTACATCCCCAACGAGACCGTCATCGGCCTTTCCAAGCTCCCCCGAATCGCCGAGATGTTTGCCCGCCGTCTTCAGATCCAGGAGCGTCTGACCAAGGAAGTCGCCCACGCTATCATGGAAATCCTCAAGCCCCAGGGTGTCGCCGTGGTCATGGAGTCGAGCCACCTGTGCATGGTGATGCGCGGCGTCGAAAAGACCACCACCAGCACCATTACCAGCTGCGTTCTCGGCTGTTTCGAGCGCAAGTCCAAGACGCGCAACGAGTTCCTCAACCTCATCGGCATTAACAAGAGATAAGAGTAGAAACGAAAGGTCGGGGACTGCACTCAGTCCGAAGCAATTCTTCAACATGCTCATGATggaaaataactataaaccTATGAAGCAACGCAACAT
This Fusarium poae strain DAOMC 252244 chromosome 3, whole genome shotgun sequence DNA region includes the following protein-coding sequences:
- the GCH1_2 gene encoding GTP cyclohydrolase 1 produces the protein MAPSEDGVIPSHKRSQDAASISGSSSSSDDSARRRKRRERKERKRKNGETAVAAINGAKPNAFSQRRNSLAKASRDPRDEPIPKKRRASVVPEEGSAVVKASRSPSPVIDFDGLSRPSRGTRERREETEEQQVERLDRMRGAVRTLLECVGEDPDREGLLDTPSRYAKALLFLTKGYQVNVEDIVNNALFREGHSEMVIVKDIEVFSLCEHHLVPFTGKMHIGYIPNETVIGLSKLPRIAEMFARRLQIQERLTKEVAHAIMEILKPQGVAVVMESSHLCMVMRGVEKTTTSTITSCVLGCFERKSKTRNEFLNLIGINKR